A portion of the Oreochromis niloticus isolate F11D_XX linkage group LG10, O_niloticus_UMD_NMBU, whole genome shotgun sequence genome contains these proteins:
- the LOC102079256 gene encoding X-ray radiation resistance-associated protein 1 isoform X2: MQLVGYSKPVQTATEEEAEEALAHSEPSDQYLTRISENRKESSLPLPALQYLNLADNKVAKEEALMAATLFPMLREIDIQFNPITTRRRGDPPLLAYMQERLGITIKQKKTQEVDEKMPKVSKKLLLLNPQSQAGKNEGKSSRNHTFHEKRNPFFLTQAADGPEFEFGLLPEDKETADSKERNISNPEQFDFLMDVEPNPRVLKLNGIQTAVRMLEHTLKNLNVYRDSKPKLDSIQTPYREREKRIKELPPLKPVKQLTERVDDMIQEIRESKTVKVVPLATALHSRSVSKQEYKEALSLMRDMKRTYKMVHAKTMEQEAAIKSDRDSDQI; the protein is encoded by the exons ATGCAACTGGTGGGTTATTCCAAACCTGTGCAGACTGCCACTGAAGAAGAGGCGGAAGAGG CACTCGCTCACTCGGAGCCTTCCGATCAGTATTTGACAAGAATCTCAGAG AACCGCAAAGAATCCAGTTTACCTCTTCCAGCGCTGCAGTACCTCAATCTAGCTGACAACAAg GTTGCTAAGGAGGAAGCACTGATGGCTGCCACTCTTTTCCCGATGCTTCGTGAAATTGATATTCAGTTCAACCCCATAACCACGCGGAGGAGAG GAGACCCTCCCTTGCTGGCCTACATGCAGGAGAGACTTGGAATAacaataaagcagaagaaaacacaggAG GTGGATGAAAAAATGCCAAAGGTGTCAAAGAAGCTATTACTGCTGAATCCACAAAGCCAGGCTGGCAAAAATGAAGGCAAGAGCAGCAGAAACCACACCTTCCATGAAAAAAGAAACCCCTTCTTTCTTACTCAG GCAGCAGATGGACCTGAGTTTGAATTTGGTCTTCTTCCTGAAGACAAAGAAACTGCAGACAGCAAGGAGAGAAACATTTCCAATCCCGAGCAGTTTGATTTCTTGATGGATGTCGAACCGAACCCTCGTGTGCTCAAGCTTAATG GAATTCAAACAGCTGTTCGGATGCTGGAGCACACACTGAAGAATCTCAATGTTTACAGGGACTCGAAACCAAAGCTCGACAGCATCCAGACGCCATACAGGGAGCGAGAGAAAAGG ATTAAGGAGCTGCCACCTCTGAAACCTGTGAAGCAGCTGACTGAAAGGGTAGATGACATGATCCAAGAAATCAGAGAgagtaaaacagtaaaagtgGTCCCTTTAG CCACTGCCCTACACAGCAGAAGTGTCAGTAAGCAAGAATATAAGGAAGCTCTCTCGCTGATGAGGGACATGAAAAGAACATATAAGATGGTCCACGCGAAAACAATGGAGCAAGAAGCCGCCATCAAGTCTGACAGAGACTCTGACCAAATCTGA
- the LOC102079256 gene encoding X-ray radiation resistance-associated protein 1 isoform X3, which produces MAATLFPMLREIDIQFNPITTRRRGDPPLLAYMQERLGITIKQKKTQEVVKRPLKVSNEPKWRVDEKMPKVSKKLLLLNPQSQAGKNEGKSSRNHTFHEKRNPFFLTQAADGPEFEFGLLPEDKETADSKERNISNPEQFDFLMDVEPNPRVLKLNGIQTAVRMLEHTLKNLNVYRDSKPKLDSIQTPYREREKRIKELPPLKPVKQLTERVDDMIQEIRESKTVKVVPLATALHSRSVSKQEYKEALSLMRDMKRTYKMVHAKTMEQEAAIKSDRDSDQI; this is translated from the exons ATGGCTGCCACTCTTTTCCCGATGCTTCGTGAAATTGATATTCAGTTCAACCCCATAACCACGCGGAGGAGAG GAGACCCTCCCTTGCTGGCCTACATGCAGGAGAGACTTGGAATAacaataaagcagaagaaaacacaggAGGTTGTGAAGCGCCCGCTGAAAGTGTCCAATGAACCAAAATGGAGG GTGGATGAAAAAATGCCAAAGGTGTCAAAGAAGCTATTACTGCTGAATCCACAAAGCCAGGCTGGCAAAAATGAAGGCAAGAGCAGCAGAAACCACACCTTCCATGAAAAAAGAAACCCCTTCTTTCTTACTCAG GCAGCAGATGGACCTGAGTTTGAATTTGGTCTTCTTCCTGAAGACAAAGAAACTGCAGACAGCAAGGAGAGAAACATTTCCAATCCCGAGCAGTTTGATTTCTTGATGGATGTCGAACCGAACCCTCGTGTGCTCAAGCTTAATG GAATTCAAACAGCTGTTCGGATGCTGGAGCACACACTGAAGAATCTCAATGTTTACAGGGACTCGAAACCAAAGCTCGACAGCATCCAGACGCCATACAGGGAGCGAGAGAAAAGG ATTAAGGAGCTGCCACCTCTGAAACCTGTGAAGCAGCTGACTGAAAGGGTAGATGACATGATCCAAGAAATCAGAGAgagtaaaacagtaaaagtgGTCCCTTTAG CCACTGCCCTACACAGCAGAAGTGTCAGTAAGCAAGAATATAAGGAAGCTCTCTCGCTGATGAGGGACATGAAAAGAACATATAAGATGGTCCACGCGAAAACAATGGAGCAAGAAGCCGCCATCAAGTCTGACAGAGACTCTGACCAAATCTGA
- the LOC102079256 gene encoding X-ray radiation resistance-associated protein 1 isoform X1, whose protein sequence is MQLVGYSKPVQTATEEEAEEALAHSEPSDQYLTRISENRKESSLPLPALQYLNLADNKVAKEEALMAATLFPMLREIDIQFNPITTRRRGDPPLLAYMQERLGITIKQKKTQEVVKRPLKVSNEPKWRVDEKMPKVSKKLLLLNPQSQAGKNEGKSSRNHTFHEKRNPFFLTQAADGPEFEFGLLPEDKETADSKERNISNPEQFDFLMDVEPNPRVLKLNGIQTAVRMLEHTLKNLNVYRDSKPKLDSIQTPYREREKRIKELPPLKPVKQLTERVDDMIQEIRESKTVKVVPLATALHSRSVSKQEYKEALSLMRDMKRTYKMVHAKTMEQEAAIKSDRDSDQI, encoded by the exons ATGCAACTGGTGGGTTATTCCAAACCTGTGCAGACTGCCACTGAAGAAGAGGCGGAAGAGG CACTCGCTCACTCGGAGCCTTCCGATCAGTATTTGACAAGAATCTCAGAG AACCGCAAAGAATCCAGTTTACCTCTTCCAGCGCTGCAGTACCTCAATCTAGCTGACAACAAg GTTGCTAAGGAGGAAGCACTGATGGCTGCCACTCTTTTCCCGATGCTTCGTGAAATTGATATTCAGTTCAACCCCATAACCACGCGGAGGAGAG GAGACCCTCCCTTGCTGGCCTACATGCAGGAGAGACTTGGAATAacaataaagcagaagaaaacacaggAGGTTGTGAAGCGCCCGCTGAAAGTGTCCAATGAACCAAAATGGAGG GTGGATGAAAAAATGCCAAAGGTGTCAAAGAAGCTATTACTGCTGAATCCACAAAGCCAGGCTGGCAAAAATGAAGGCAAGAGCAGCAGAAACCACACCTTCCATGAAAAAAGAAACCCCTTCTTTCTTACTCAG GCAGCAGATGGACCTGAGTTTGAATTTGGTCTTCTTCCTGAAGACAAAGAAACTGCAGACAGCAAGGAGAGAAACATTTCCAATCCCGAGCAGTTTGATTTCTTGATGGATGTCGAACCGAACCCTCGTGTGCTCAAGCTTAATG GAATTCAAACAGCTGTTCGGATGCTGGAGCACACACTGAAGAATCTCAATGTTTACAGGGACTCGAAACCAAAGCTCGACAGCATCCAGACGCCATACAGGGAGCGAGAGAAAAGG ATTAAGGAGCTGCCACCTCTGAAACCTGTGAAGCAGCTGACTGAAAGGGTAGATGACATGATCCAAGAAATCAGAGAgagtaaaacagtaaaagtgGTCCCTTTAG CCACTGCCCTACACAGCAGAAGTGTCAGTAAGCAAGAATATAAGGAAGCTCTCTCGCTGATGAGGGACATGAAAAGAACATATAAGATGGTCCACGCGAAAACAATGGAGCAAGAAGCCGCCATCAAGTCTGACAGAGACTCTGACCAAATCTGA